In Antedon mediterranea chromosome 10, ecAntMedi1.1, whole genome shotgun sequence, one genomic interval encodes:
- the LOC140061087 gene encoding BTB/POZ domain-containing protein 17-like isoform X2 — protein sequence MAAGGVGGGGGGNVAFPHGANLNDIPALQAIYMVPPNQQPQPPVSISSVSQELIDEADISKLMSGMDCHGDERQSLSDMEKFFNNSLLSDIKLRVGEVTFFAHKLILVRSSEVFERMLSADWIDPNKGELELVEEPECLDVFPSFLRFLYGCHIVLTTENTLPALMLADKYNVADLRRVCIHFAMTNIIPKLQLKDVFHIWYQYATKCYHQRLITNCIQALSPKADDIMSMPEWTHEWLNLDKEQLTEFLRSSDLTIRNEITLFYAVVKWIESATHPNRMQNSEKLLRELMHFIRFPMMTPEQLDALEHHKIIEQHKDLFLPLLLQAYKFNSLTLEHRANNKDFTTSSFLLRNYTDLRWDKRIVLTGYSQYIKVSEVMPRFSTRSSAYPHTSWDWEIKIYPKGSSSTNDDFRAILYSNVVLDQPRPMEYLLSLVSNNAVLRTVSGKKNFSKTRYQVDTEIDKKVTLEELMAPGCPLLINDSVVLQVSIKPLQ from the exons ATGGCTGCCGGTGGTGTAGGTGGAGGAGGAGGGGGGAATGTGGCTTTCCCTCATGGTGCCAATCTTAACGATATACCTGCCCTTCAAGCGATCTACATGGTCCCCCCAAACCAACAACCTCAACCGCCTGTCTCTATATCGTCCGTAAGCCAAGAACTCATTGACGAAGCAGACATTTCAAAATTAATGAGTGGTATGGATTGCCATGGCGATGAACGACAATCCCTGAGTGATATGGaaaagttttttaacaacagCCTGCTCAGCGATATAAAATTGCGTGTTGGAGAGGTTACATTTTTCGCTCATAAGCTGATTCTCGTCCGTTCAAGTGAAGTGTTTGAGAGAATGCTGAGTGCTGATTGGATTGATCCTAACAAAGGG GAGTTGGAACTCGTCGAAGAACCAGAATGTCTTGATGTATTCCCATCATTTCTACGATTCTTGTACGGGTGCCACATAGTACTAACAACTGAGAACACGCTACCGGCCCTCATGCTGGCAGACAAGTACAACGTCGCCGATCTACGAAGGGTATGCATTCATTTCGCAATGACCAATATAATACCAAAACTTCAGCTTAAAGACGTATTTCATATTTGGTATCAGTATGCAACAAAGTGCTATCATCAGCGACTCATCACAAACTGTATACAAGCGCTCTCTCCGAAAGCTGACGACATCATGTCCATGCCGGAATGGACTCACGAATGGTTAAACCTTGATAAAGAACAATTGACAGAGTTTTTACGCAGCTCTGATTTGACAATCCGAAACGAGATTACTTTATTTTATGCTGTAGTTAAGTGGATCGAGTCGGCAACACATCCTAATCGGATGCAAAACAGCGAAAAACTTCTACGCGAGCTGATGCATTTTATTCGGTTTCCGATGATGACGCCAGAACAATTAGATGCCCTTGAGCATCATAAGATTATTGAACAGCACAAAGATCTTTTTCTACCGTTACTTCTACAAGCCTATAAATTCAACTCGCTAACACTGGAGCACCGCGCAAATAATAAAGACTTTACGACTTCATCCTTCTTACTGAGAAATTACACAGACCTACGTTGGGATAAACGTATTGTTCTAACCGGTTATTCGCAGTATATAAAAGTCTCGGAAGTTATGCCTCGTTTCTCAACACGTTCCTCAGCCTATCCGCACACAAGTTGGGACTGGGAAATTAAAATTTACCCTAAGGGGTCGTCGTCAACTAACGATGATTTCCGTGCCATCTTATATTCTAACGTGGTCCTAGATCAGCCTAGGCCAATGGAGTACTTGCTGTCGTTGGTGAGTAATAACGCCGTCTTGCGTACTGTATCAGGAAAAAAGAACTTTTCGAAAACGAGGTATCAAGTTGATACTGAGATTGATAAGAAAGTGACGTTGGAGGAGTTGATGGCTCCTGGTTGCCCGCTTCTTATCAATGATTCTGTTGTACTACAGGTTTCTATCAAGCCATTACAATGA
- the LOC140061087 gene encoding BTB/POZ domain-containing protein 17-like isoform X1 codes for MTDPRVVGYRVMAAGGVGGGGGGNVAFPHGANLNDIPALQAIYMVPPNQQPQPPVSISSVSQELIDEADISKLMSGMDCHGDERQSLSDMEKFFNNSLLSDIKLRVGEVTFFAHKLILVRSSEVFERMLSADWIDPNKGELELVEEPECLDVFPSFLRFLYGCHIVLTTENTLPALMLADKYNVADLRRVCIHFAMTNIIPKLQLKDVFHIWYQYATKCYHQRLITNCIQALSPKADDIMSMPEWTHEWLNLDKEQLTEFLRSSDLTIRNEITLFYAVVKWIESATHPNRMQNSEKLLRELMHFIRFPMMTPEQLDALEHHKIIEQHKDLFLPLLLQAYKFNSLTLEHRANNKDFTTSSFLLRNYTDLRWDKRIVLTGYSQYIKVSEVMPRFSTRSSAYPHTSWDWEIKIYPKGSSSTNDDFRAILYSNVVLDQPRPMEYLLSLVSNNAVLRTVSGKKNFSKTRYQVDTEIDKKVTLEELMAPGCPLLINDSVVLQVSIKPLQ; via the exons ATG actGATCCTCGTGTTGTAGGCTATAGAGTCATGGCTGCCGGTGGTGTAGGTGGAGGAGGAGGGGGGAATGTGGCTTTCCCTCATGGTGCCAATCTTAACGATATACCTGCCCTTCAAGCGATCTACATGGTCCCCCCAAACCAACAACCTCAACCGCCTGTCTCTATATCGTCCGTAAGCCAAGAACTCATTGACGAAGCAGACATTTCAAAATTAATGAGTGGTATGGATTGCCATGGCGATGAACGACAATCCCTGAGTGATATGGaaaagttttttaacaacagCCTGCTCAGCGATATAAAATTGCGTGTTGGAGAGGTTACATTTTTCGCTCATAAGCTGATTCTCGTCCGTTCAAGTGAAGTGTTTGAGAGAATGCTGAGTGCTGATTGGATTGATCCTAACAAAGGG GAGTTGGAACTCGTCGAAGAACCAGAATGTCTTGATGTATTCCCATCATTTCTACGATTCTTGTACGGGTGCCACATAGTACTAACAACTGAGAACACGCTACCGGCCCTCATGCTGGCAGACAAGTACAACGTCGCCGATCTACGAAGGGTATGCATTCATTTCGCAATGACCAATATAATACCAAAACTTCAGCTTAAAGACGTATTTCATATTTGGTATCAGTATGCAACAAAGTGCTATCATCAGCGACTCATCACAAACTGTATACAAGCGCTCTCTCCGAAAGCTGACGACATCATGTCCATGCCGGAATGGACTCACGAATGGTTAAACCTTGATAAAGAACAATTGACAGAGTTTTTACGCAGCTCTGATTTGACAATCCGAAACGAGATTACTTTATTTTATGCTGTAGTTAAGTGGATCGAGTCGGCAACACATCCTAATCGGATGCAAAACAGCGAAAAACTTCTACGCGAGCTGATGCATTTTATTCGGTTTCCGATGATGACGCCAGAACAATTAGATGCCCTTGAGCATCATAAGATTATTGAACAGCACAAAGATCTTTTTCTACCGTTACTTCTACAAGCCTATAAATTCAACTCGCTAACACTGGAGCACCGCGCAAATAATAAAGACTTTACGACTTCATCCTTCTTACTGAGAAATTACACAGACCTACGTTGGGATAAACGTATTGTTCTAACCGGTTATTCGCAGTATATAAAAGTCTCGGAAGTTATGCCTCGTTTCTCAACACGTTCCTCAGCCTATCCGCACACAAGTTGGGACTGGGAAATTAAAATTTACCCTAAGGGGTCGTCGTCAACTAACGATGATTTCCGTGCCATCTTATATTCTAACGTGGTCCTAGATCAGCCTAGGCCAATGGAGTACTTGCTGTCGTTGGTGAGTAATAACGCCGTCTTGCGTACTGTATCAGGAAAAAAGAACTTTTCGAAAACGAGGTATCAAGTTGATACTGAGATTGATAAGAAAGTGACGTTGGAGGAGTTGATGGCTCCTGGTTGCCCGCTTCTTATCAATGATTCTGTTGTACTACAGGTTTCTATCAAGCCATTACAATGA